A window of Clostridium botulinum BKT015925 contains these coding sequences:
- a CDS encoding HAMP domain-containing sensor histidine kinase: MRIKKWIISSYIIVMILPIIIGIAIYNGIKFCSEKVELEYYLNSIGIADKYENRLRNISLYEKVNKNLKLVDDDDKELIEIEVYDKYGTIMYSTTNYSEIINSIQSEELYKDLYIIKREVKFNIIKKPVLNNGDIVGFYKIKILKGNVIKNINYVTYVAIGCFIFTLIVIFIVTIHFLNNKILNPITFLVNDMKHYSRGEKSSPFKYNKNDEIGDLINHFNNLKENIQKKQYEIEKQYKDKEYLIAAISHDLKTPLTSIRAYSEAICRYENLEEYDIKEYSSIIINKSDYMKKMLEDLLTYTLLTTEKKLNLVNVEGEEFLEMLFYGYDELCEKNNIILKKSICVLGNYNVDVNSMIRVIDNLVSNSIRYTKNGGKIYLGAYSEEVKLPSFLPKELIEEVSKKIKDNMFIFVSNDGMHIPKEEQEKIFKAFYKSDNSRNKEISGGVGLGLSIVKLIMDKHGGSIKIFSNESFGTLIGCFIKRIE, from the coding sequence ATGAGAATAAAAAAGTGGATTATTAGTTCTTATATAATTGTTATGATACTTCCAATAATTATAGGAATAGCTATATATAATGGAATAAAATTTTGTAGTGAAAAAGTAGAATTAGAATATTATTTGAATAGTATAGGAATTGCTGATAAATATGAAAATAGGCTAAGAAATATATCACTTTATGAAAAAGTAAATAAAAATTTAAAATTGGTAGATGATGATGATAAGGAATTAATAGAAATTGAAGTATATGATAAGTATGGAACTATAATGTATTCAACGACAAATTACTCTGAAATCATTAATAGTATACAGTCAGAAGAATTATATAAAGATTTATATATAATTAAAAGAGAAGTTAAATTTAATATTATAAAAAAACCAGTGTTGAATAATGGAGATATAGTAGGATTTTATAAAATAAAAATTTTAAAGGGAAATGTAATAAAAAATATAAACTATGTTACATATGTAGCTATAGGATGTTTTATATTTACATTAATAGTTATATTTATAGTCACAATACATTTTTTAAATAATAAAATTTTGAACCCGATAACTTTTTTAGTGAATGACATGAAACATTATTCACGGGGAGAAAAGAGTAGTCCTTTTAAATACAATAAAAATGATGAAATTGGAGATTTAATAAATCACTTTAATAATTTAAAGGAAAACATACAAAAAAAACAATATGAAATAGAAAAGCAATATAAAGATAAGGAGTATTTAATAGCAGCAATTTCACATGATCTTAAAACTCCATTGACATCTATAAGAGCTTATTCTGAGGCAATATGTCGATATGAAAATTTAGAAGAATACGATATAAAAGAATATAGTTCAATAATAATAAATAAAAGTGACTACATGAAAAAAATGTTAGAAGATCTTTTAACATATACTCTGCTTACTACTGAGAAAAAATTAAATTTGGTAAATGTAGAAGGAGAAGAATTTTTAGAAATGCTCTTTTATGGCTATGATGAGCTTTGTGAAAAAAATAATATAATACTTAAAAAGTCAATATGTGTTTTAGGAAATTATAATGTAGATGTAAATTCTATGATAAGAGTAATAGATAATTTGGTAAGCAACTCAATTAGATATACAAAAAATGGTGGGAAAATTTATTTAGGAGCTTATTCAGAGGAAGTTAAATTACCGTCATTTTTGCCAAAAGAATTAATAGAAGAGGTAAGTAAAAAAATAAAAGATAATATGTTTATATTTGTTAGTAATGATGGGATGCATATACCTAAAGAAGAACAAGAAAAAATATTTAAAGCATTTTATAAATCAGATAATTCAAGAAATAAGGAAATTAGTGGCGGAGTAGGACTAGGGCTTAGTATTGTAAAACTAATTATGGACAAACATGGTGGTAGTATAAAAATATTTTCAAATGAGAGTTTTGGAACTTTAATTGGATGTTTTATAAAAAGAATAGAATAG
- a CDS encoding pyridoxal phosphate-dependent decarboxylase family protein has protein sequence MKMIKQNETLWQKVLKEKVQPAFLSPCQEQSKEDDFKDIITQTLKNVNDLKDSDQEKKSFLGEARCCIGDENSIIEVKKKSNIPEKATSMKEVIKEASKYFNGMFNWAHPKAMVNVTPPAAIPSIAGSLMGAMFNPNIVEQEYSGNVAALEIEVASIISKLVGYDCEKSTGHFTFGGTGAYLFATKLALTKCLGKESRTNGIRTDAQILVSKVGHYAMKNCSDWTGLGTNNVRTINLNEDSSMNLSHLEEVMETCYKEGKSIAMIVVTMGTTDAFAIDDIEGVMEICDKFVEKHNLKERPFIYADAVIGWAWSVFNSYDFKENPMEFSENTLKAIEKSKDKIKYLNLADAIGVDFHKTGFTCYNCSMICMKNSNDIQVLTRDKDQMAYLYHSSAYTPGEYTLECSRGGGYALSAWCNLKYFGLEGYRAILGNLIEVEMSLRNVIRKEPSMVCVNGNDNGLVTLFRVYPDSLKDKINFDDFARQQYKNEFCNENYKKDLKKYNDYQAKVAKELERLMLEENGPALSFTSKFRLSSYGEPVAAIKAYPMSPYISSSEKELKEDIIKFVLKAKENIKKL, from the coding sequence ATGAAAATGATAAAACAAAATGAAACACTTTGGCAAAAGGTTTTAAAAGAAAAGGTTCAGCCTGCATTCTTGTCACCATGTCAAGAACAGTCAAAAGAAGATGATTTTAAGGATATAATTACACAAACATTAAAAAATGTTAATGATCTAAAAGATAGTGATCAGGAAAAGAAATCGTTTTTAGGAGAGGCTAGATGTTGTATAGGAGATGAAAATAGTATCATTGAAGTAAAGAAAAAGTCAAATATACCAGAGAAAGCTACTTCAATGAAAGAAGTTATAAAAGAAGCAAGTAAGTATTTTAATGGAATGTTTAATTGGGCACATCCAAAAGCAATGGTTAATGTAACGCCGCCGGCTGCAATTCCATCAATTGCTGGAAGTTTAATGGGTGCTATGTTTAATCCTAATATAGTAGAACAAGAATATTCAGGAAACGTAGCAGCCTTAGAAATAGAAGTAGCCTCTATAATTTCAAAATTAGTAGGGTATGATTGTGAAAAATCTACAGGTCATTTTACATTTGGAGGAACAGGAGCATATTTGTTTGCTACTAAGCTTGCGTTAACAAAGTGTTTAGGAAAAGAAAGTAGAACTAATGGTATAAGAACGGATGCACAAATATTGGTATCTAAAGTTGGACATTATGCAATGAAAAATTGTAGTGATTGGACAGGACTTGGTACTAATAATGTAAGAACAATTAATCTTAACGAAGATAGTTCTATGAATCTTAGTCACTTAGAAGAAGTTATGGAAACATGTTATAAAGAAGGTAAATCTATAGCAATGATAGTTGTGACTATGGGTACTACAGATGCTTTTGCAATTGATGATATAGAAGGTGTAATGGAAATTTGTGATAAATTTGTTGAGAAACATAATTTAAAAGAAAGACCATTTATTTATGCAGATGCTGTTATTGGATGGGCTTGGAGTGTATTTAATTCTTATGATTTTAAGGAAAATCCTATGGAATTTTCAGAGAATACTTTAAAGGCTATAGAAAAGAGTAAAGATAAAATAAAATATCTTAATTTGGCAGATGCTATAGGAGTAGATTTCCACAAAACAGGTTTTACTTGTTATAATTGTAGTATGATCTGCATGAAAAATAGTAATGATATACAAGTCTTAACTAGAGATAAGGACCAAATGGCTTACTTATATCATTCCAGTGCATATACTCCAGGAGAATATACACTAGAATGTTCAAGAGGGGGAGGTTATGCCCTTTCAGCTTGGTGCAATTTAAAATATTTTGGATTAGAAGGGTATAGAGCTATTTTAGGAAATTTAATAGAAGTGGAAATGTCTCTACGTAATGTTATACGAAAAGAACCTAGTATGGTTTGTGTAAATGGTAATGATAATGGACTAGTTACATTATTTAGAGTTTATCCAGATAGTTTAAAAGATAAAATTAACTTTGATGATTTTGCAAGGCAACAATATAAAAATGAATTTTGTAATGAAAACTACAAAAAAGATTTGAAAAAATATAATGATTATCAAGCAAAGGTTGCTAAGGAACTTGAGAGGCTTATGCTTGAAGAAAATGGACCAGCATTAAGTTTTACAAGCAAGTTTAGGTTAAGTTCTTATGGAGAACCAGTAGCAGCTATAAAAGCGTATCCAATGTCACCTTATATAAGTTCATCAGAAAAAGAACTTAAGGAAGATATAATTAAATTTGTTTTAAAAGCAAAAGAAAATATTAAAAAATTATAA
- a CDS encoding CaiB/BaiF CoA transferase family protein, which translates to MKNDKKPLSGVRVIELSTFVAAPTCAKVLADWGADVIKVEAPFGDSARIAGAIFKMPITEEENPLFENVNSNKRGVCLNIKSKEGKEALYKLIENADVFITNNRTESLKRNGLSYEQLSEKFPNIIFAQILGYGEKGKDKDKPGFDYTAYYARGGIMGTLMEKDTSPLNPAAGFGDHQAGMFLAAGVCAALYKKKCTGKGDKVTVGLFHTGLFGMATMIPSAQYGNNWPTSRKKPNSPLMNAYKCKDGKWVQIAIIEYDKYFSKFCKVIEREDLINNDKFNTLSVISSHTQDMVEIVENQFAKKSLEEWTKILNNADLPFEKIQLWEDILEDEQAWDNDYLRKIKYENGHEGILVNTPVKFQQMGLQGFKKAPKIGENTKEVLLEIGYSEEQIKKMKDDKDIK; encoded by the coding sequence ATGAAAAATGATAAAAAACCTTTAAGTGGTGTAAGAGTTATTGAGTTATCTACATTTGTAGCTGCACCAACATGTGCTAAAGTTTTAGCTGATTGGGGAGCAGATGTAATTAAAGTTGAGGCTCCTTTTGGAGATTCTGCTAGAATAGCAGGAGCTATTTTTAAAATGCCTATAACTGAAGAAGAAAATCCTTTGTTTGAAAATGTAAATTCTAATAAAAGAGGAGTTTGTTTAAATATAAAATCTAAGGAAGGAAAAGAAGCACTTTATAAACTTATTGAAAATGCAGATGTTTTCATAACTAATAATAGAACTGAATCGCTTAAAAGAAATGGTTTATCTTATGAACAATTATCAGAAAAATTTCCTAATATTATATTTGCCCAAATACTAGGTTATGGAGAAAAAGGAAAAGATAAAGACAAGCCTGGATTTGATTATACGGCGTATTATGCTAGAGGGGGAATAATGGGAACACTTATGGAAAAAGATACGTCACCATTAAATCCAGCAGCTGGATTTGGAGATCATCAGGCAGGTATGTTTTTAGCAGCTGGAGTATGTGCAGCTTTATATAAGAAAAAATGCACAGGTAAAGGAGATAAGGTTACAGTAGGATTATTCCATACAGGATTATTTGGAATGGCTACAATGATACCATCAGCACAATATGGAAATAATTGGCCAACAAGTAGAAAAAAACCTAATAGTCCTCTTATGAATGCATATAAATGCAAAGATGGAAAATGGGTTCAGATAGCTATTATAGAGTATGATAAGTATTTTTCTAAATTTTGTAAAGTTATTGAACGTGAGGATTTAATAAATAATGATAAATTTAATACTTTATCAGTAATATCAAGTCATACACAGGATATGGTTGAAATTGTAGAAAATCAATTTGCTAAAAAGAGCTTAGAAGAATGGACAAAAATACTTAATAATGCTGATTTACCTTTTGAAAAAATTCAACTTTGGGAAGATATACTTGAAGATGAACAAGCTTGGGATAATGACTATTTAAGAAAAATTAAGTATGAAAATGGACATGAAGGAATACTTGTAAATACACCAGTTAAATTTCAACAAATGGGTCTTCAAGGCTTCAAGAAAGCACCTAAAATAGGTGAAAATACTAAAGAAGTGCTTTTAGAAATAGGATATTCTGAAGAACAAATCAAGAAGATGAAAGATGATAAAGATATAAAGTAA
- a CDS encoding response regulator transcription factor: MKGRVLVIEDDIEIASIIRKHLTRENYDVNWSSTGSEGLKDFNKDKYDLVILDIMLPEMDGFMVCKNIRLISNVPILILSAKKQELDKVKGLKLGADDYITKPFSLIELEARVENNIKRYKGDNKKSQKQDVWSYKQGLKIIKDEMRVTVNDDEIELTAKEFALLVLMAQNENKVFTKKDLYENIWHQNNLEGNNTITVHIKELRQKIKEDVKHPQYIQTVWGTGYKFIGEKV; encoded by the coding sequence GTGAAGGGAAGAGTACTTGTAATAGAAGATGATATTGAAATTGCCAGTATTATAAGAAAGCATCTTACACGAGAAAATTATGATGTTAATTGGTCGTCTACAGGAAGTGAAGGATTAAAGGATTTTAATAAAGATAAATATGATTTAGTTATTTTAGATATTATGCTTCCAGAAATGGATGGATTCATGGTTTGTAAAAATATTAGACTTATAAGCAATGTTCCAATTTTAATTTTGAGTGCAAAGAAACAAGAGTTAGATAAGGTGAAAGGGCTTAAATTAGGAGCAGATGATTATATAACAAAACCATTTAGTTTAATTGAATTAGAAGCTCGAGTTGAAAATAATATAAAGAGATATAAAGGAGATAATAAAAAGTCACAAAAACAAGATGTGTGGAGTTATAAGCAAGGCTTAAAAATAATAAAAGATGAAATGAGAGTTACTGTTAATGATGATGAAATTGAATTAACTGCTAAAGAATTTGCTCTTTTAGTATTGATGGCTCAAAATGAAAATAAAGTTTTTACTAAAAAGGATCTTTATGAAAATATATGGCACCAAAATAATTTAGAAGGAAATAATACCATAACTGTTCATATTAAAGAATTAAGACAAAAGATAAAAGAAGATGTTAAACATCCTCAATATATTCAAACTGTATGGGGTACTGGATATAAGTTTATTGGAGAGAAAGTTTAA
- a CDS encoding acyl-CoA dehydrogenase: protein MDLILSKEQEFVKKTAREFAERELEPIAGDIDEKGEIPKEIWEKLARYNMISIPIPKEYGGAGGDYISYSIVVEEISKKCASTGVMVSGVASLFGWPILKFGTEEQKEKYLKPLITGIKQGFFALTEPNAGTDAASQQTIAKCRGDYYILNGSKCFITNGAKADFGIVFAMTDRSKGVKGISAFIVEKGFQGFTIGKHENKMGVRGTNTTELIFKDVKVPKENLLGKEGKGFNIAMATLDGGRIGVASQALGIAQGALDETVKYIKQRKQFGKPLSSFQGLQWTVSEMATRINAARWLIYDAADKKNKGLPYTKEAAMAKLYATRTAVYVVDRAVQLHGGYGYIKDYPVERMYRDAKITEIYEGTAEVQRMVIASKILQDK from the coding sequence ATGGATCTTATTCTAAGTAAAGAGCAGGAGTTTGTAAAAAAAACAGCAAGAGAATTTGCTGAAAGAGAACTTGAACCTATTGCTGGGGATATTGATGAAAAAGGAGAAATTCCTAAAGAAATATGGGAGAAACTTGCAAGATATAATATGATAAGTATCCCTATTCCAAAAGAATATGGTGGCGCAGGAGGAGACTATATATCTTATTCTATAGTTGTTGAAGAAATATCTAAAAAATGTGCTTCTACAGGAGTTATGGTATCAGGCGTAGCATCATTATTTGGATGGCCTATTTTAAAATTTGGAACGGAAGAGCAAAAGGAAAAATATTTAAAACCACTTATAACCGGAATAAAACAAGGCTTCTTTGCTTTAACTGAACCAAATGCAGGAACAGATGCTGCAAGTCAGCAAACAATAGCTAAATGTAGGGGGGATTATTATATATTAAATGGGTCTAAATGTTTTATAACAAATGGTGCTAAAGCAGATTTTGGCATTGTTTTTGCCATGACAGATAGAAGTAAAGGAGTTAAGGGTATATCAGCTTTTATAGTAGAAAAGGGTTTTCAAGGATTTACAATAGGAAAACATGAAAATAAGATGGGGGTTAGAGGAACTAACACTACAGAACTTATTTTCAAGGATGTCAAAGTTCCAAAGGAAAACTTACTTGGTAAAGAAGGAAAGGGATTTAATATTGCAATGGCTACGTTAGATGGAGGGAGAATAGGAGTAGCATCTCAAGCATTAGGAATAGCACAAGGTGCATTAGATGAAACTGTTAAATATATAAAACAGAGGAAACAATTTGGAAAGCCATTATCATCTTTTCAAGGATTACAATGGACGGTATCAGAAATGGCTACGAGAATAAATGCTGCAAGATGGTTAATTTATGATGCAGCTGATAAAAAAAATAAAGGACTTCCATATACAAAAGAGGCAGCAATGGCAAAATTATATGCTACAAGGACAGCTGTATATGTAGTAGATAGAGCTGTTCAGTTACATGGTGGATATGGATATATAAAGGATTATCCAGTTGAAAGAATGTACAGAGATGCTAAAATTACTGAAATATATGAAGGTACAGCCGAAGTACAAAGAATGGTTATAGCAAGTAAGATTCTTCAAGATAAATAG
- a CDS encoding acyl-CoA dehydratase activase: MMAYTMGIDIGSTASKGIILKDGMDIIAKSIISVGTGTTGPARVLESLFKQCHLNENDICKTIVTGYGRMHFDKADKQISELSCHAKGVYHLFNNARTIIDIGGQDAKALKLDSKGRLMNFVMNDKCAAGTGRFLDVMANVMEVKTEKLAELSSKAKNDITISNTCTVFAESEVISHLSSGVSKSDITAGIHKSIAKRVASLVKRVGVEDEVILTGGVAQNYGVVKAMEKELNTSIKVSKYAQLTGAIGAAIIAFEEIIK; this comes from the coding sequence ATGATGGCTTATACAATGGGAATAGATATTGGATCTACTGCATCTAAAGGCATAATTTTAAAGGACGGAATGGACATTATTGCAAAATCAATTATATCAGTAGGTACTGGTACAACTGGACCGGCTAGAGTATTAGAAAGCTTGTTTAAACAATGTCATCTAAATGAAAACGATATCTGCAAGACGATAGTTACAGGTTATGGAAGAATGCATTTTGATAAAGCTGATAAGCAAATAAGTGAATTAAGTTGTCATGCTAAGGGTGTATACCATTTATTTAATAATGCAAGAACTATTATTGATATAGGTGGACAGGATGCGAAAGCTTTGAAATTAGATTCAAAAGGAAGACTTATGAATTTTGTAATGAATGATAAATGTGCTGCAGGAACTGGACGTTTTTTGGATGTTATGGCAAATGTAATGGAAGTTAAAACAGAAAAATTAGCGGAGTTATCTAGTAAAGCTAAAAATGATATAACAATTAGTAATACATGTACAGTTTTTGCTGAATCTGAGGTTATTTCTCATTTATCATCAGGGGTTAGTAAAAGCGACATTACAGCAGGAATTCATAAGTCAATAGCCAAAAGAGTTGCTAGTTTGGTAAAAAGAGTAGGAGTAGAAGATGAAGTTATTTTGACTGGGGGAGTAGCTCAGAACTATGGAGTTGTTAAAGCAATGGAAAAGGAACTTAATACTTCTATAAAAGTATCCAAATATGCTCAACTTACGGGAGCTATAGGAGCAGCTATTATAGCTTTTGAAGAAATTATTAAATAA
- a CDS encoding LolA family protein, producing MVKKKLMLIMSVIVMSFSIFFTGCDSKSSIIPEDIITNVVNLNKEVKYFYGESKTENYKKDKKISTINIKEWSIPGNKVRREVINVGDSGKIDKAIMTCDGKKMIIYTKALDSYMESTNIAKDDFISRSPKKVAMDEIANITKTHTIEVKGEEEVNGRKTYHLYAKPKKGQENKSLFGDVNYWIDKENWFVVKSECVSGDMRTISEYTNVNLKLEINESIFTQKIPNGAKVHNLDDREKDENITLNEVNAKLGTNILIYNGIDYKLDKINYSKNNKEIGEEFNQIYTNNKGVALFSISMKKVAKKDKNDKNIKLPGIESTTVRGVSGEIMEMKSFKSISWQEDGINYAVFSSSVNCVLDDLKKVAEELVKSK from the coding sequence ATGGTGAAAAAAAAGTTAATGTTAATAATGTCTGTGATAGTTATGTCATTTTCAATATTTTTTACAGGTTGTGATAGTAAGTCTTCAATAATTCCAGAAGACATTATAACTAATGTTGTTAACTTAAATAAAGAAGTTAAGTATTTTTATGGAGAAAGTAAAACAGAAAATTATAAAAAGGATAAGAAAATTTCAACTATAAATATAAAAGAGTGGAGTATACCTGGAAATAAAGTAAGAAGAGAAGTTATTAATGTAGGGGATTCGGGAAAAATAGATAAAGCGATAATGACATGTGATGGTAAGAAGATGATTATTTATACTAAAGCATTAGATTCTTATATGGAAAGTACTAATATTGCTAAGGATGATTTTATTAGTAGAAGTCCTAAAAAGGTGGCTATGGATGAGATTGCAAATATAACTAAAACCCATACTATAGAAGTCAAAGGTGAAGAAGAGGTAAATGGAAGAAAAACATATCATTTATATGCAAAACCTAAAAAGGGACAAGAAAATAAATCATTATTTGGAGACGTCAATTATTGGATAGATAAAGAAAATTGGTTTGTTGTAAAATCAGAGTGTGTTAGTGGAGATATGAGGACAATTTCAGAGTATACAAATGTCAATCTTAAACTAGAAATAAATGAAAGTATATTTACACAAAAAATTCCAAATGGAGCTAAGGTTCATAACTTAGACGATAGGGAAAAAGATGAAAATATTACATTAAATGAAGTAAATGCAAAATTGGGTACAAATATATTAATTTACAACGGTATTGATTATAAATTAGATAAGATAAATTATTCAAAGAATAATAAAGAAATAGGTGAAGAGTTTAATCAAATATACACTAATAATAAAGGGGTAGCTTTGTTTAGTATTTCAATGAAAAAGGTAGCTAAAAAAGATAAAAATGATAAAAATATAAAATTACCCGGTATTGAAAGCACTACAGTAAGAGGGGTTAGTGGTGAAATCATGGAAATGAAGAGTTTCAAGAGTATATCTTGGCAAGAAGATGGAATAAATTATGCTGTATTTTCGAGTTCAGTAAATTGTGTATTAGATGATTTAAAAAAGGTAGCTGAAGAATTAGTTAAATCTAAATAA
- a CDS encoding 2-hydroxyacyl-CoA dehydratase subunit D: MNSINKILNDMKEVIENPKITVKDFKKNTGNKVVGCFPVYCPEEIIHAGGMLPIGLWGGQVEIDLAKTQLPAFACSIMQSCLELGLKGAYDDLSAVIIPSLCDTLKCIGENWKAKIPNIKFISLVHPQNRKIEAGVKYLKSEYLNIKKQLETIIEREITEEDLNKSIEIYNEHRMVMREFTKICNEHTDIITPKNRHLVIKSAFFMRKENHTELVKKLINELKNRPITECKNKKVVLTGILAEPNKLLDLIEENNLSVVGDNLAQESRQFRVDVPDGGDALERLAKMWSNIEGCSLAFDPDKKQGDLLMDLVKENHADGVVVCMMKFCDPEEFDYPIYKQQLEKENIPMLYIEIDQQMQNNEQARTRIQAFSEMLNL; this comes from the coding sequence ATGAATAGTATAAACAAAATTTTAAATGATATGAAAGAAGTAATTGAAAATCCTAAAATTACTGTTAAAGATTTTAAAAAGAATACGGGAAATAAGGTTGTAGGATGTTTTCCAGTATATTGTCCAGAAGAAATTATTCATGCAGGTGGTATGCTACCTATAGGTTTATGGGGAGGTCAAGTTGAAATAGATTTAGCAAAAACACAGCTCCCTGCTTTTGCATGTTCAATAATGCAATCATGCTTAGAACTAGGATTAAAGGGAGCTTATGATGATCTTTCAGCAGTTATCATTCCTTCGTTATGTGACACATTAAAATGTATCGGGGAAAACTGGAAGGCTAAAATTCCTAATATAAAATTTATTTCTCTTGTTCATCCTCAAAATAGAAAAATAGAGGCTGGGGTTAAGTACTTAAAGAGTGAATATTTAAATATAAAAAAACAACTTGAAACTATTATTGAGAGAGAAATAACAGAAGAAGATTTAAATAAAAGTATAGAGATATATAATGAGCATCGTATGGTTATGAGAGAATTCACTAAAATATGCAATGAACATACGGATATAATTACACCTAAAAATAGACATTTAGTTATAAAGAGTGCATTCTTTATGAGAAAAGAAAATCATACAGAATTGGTTAAGAAATTGATTAATGAACTTAAAAATAGACCTATAACTGAATGTAAAAATAAGAAAGTAGTTTTGACAGGAATACTTGCAGAACCGAATAAACTTCTTGACTTAATAGAAGAAAATAATTTATCTGTAGTAGGTGATAACTTAGCTCAAGAATCTAGACAGTTTAGAGTTGATGTTCCAGACGGAGGGGATGCTTTAGAAAGATTAGCTAAGATGTGGTCAAATATAGAAGGATGTTCTCTTGCATTTGATCCTGATAAGAAACAGGGAGATTTATTAATGGATTTAGTAAAAGAGAATCATGCAGATGGAGTTGTTGTATGTATGATGAAATTCTGTGATCCGGAAGAATTTGATTATCCAATATATAAACAACAACTTGAAAAAGAAAATATTCCTATGCTATACATTGAGATTGATCAACAGATGCAAAATAATGAGCAAGCACGTACTAGAATTCAGGCATTTTCAGAAATGTTAAATCTATAG
- a CDS encoding 2-hydroxyacyl-CoA dehydratase subunit D translates to MGQKSKAMTLVKNLLDNHYKEVNMAKERGELVGWSTSIFPQEIAETFGLHVLYPENHAAAVAAKHESLKVCEVAESKGYSIDICSYARVNLGYVDLKKIESINMPQPDFILCCNNICNTVIKWYENIAKELNIPMILMDTPFNSEYEITQERIDYFKGQLQEAIRKLEEITGKKFDQKRFEEVMKISTEAGNLWKESMSLTKAIPAPMNGFEMFNYMAVIVCARGKKETVEIFKTLIDELQERIDKGETSYRGEQKHRIMFEGIPCWPYLSYKLRSLNDKGINMVGSVYTDAWALQYESNDLDGMAKAYCSIMNNVNLDRQVDMRAKVIRDFKCDGAIYHMNRSCKLMDFMQYELERRVEAKTNVPYIGFDGDQADPRNFTKAQFETRVQGLAEVMEERKNVGGVKHE, encoded by the coding sequence ATGGGTCAAAAATCAAAGGCAATGACACTTGTAAAGAATTTATTAGATAATCATTATAAAGAAGTAAATATGGCAAAAGAAAGAGGGGAACTAGTTGGTTGGTCAACATCAATATTTCCTCAAGAGATTGCAGAAACATTTGGATTACATGTATTATATCCTGAAAATCATGCGGCAGCAGTAGCAGCCAAGCACGAATCTTTGAAAGTATGCGAAGTTGCTGAAAGTAAAGGATATTCAATAGATATATGTTCTTATGCTAGAGTAAATTTAGGATATGTAGACTTAAAGAAAATAGAAAGTATAAACATGCCTCAACCAGACTTCATACTTTGCTGTAATAACATATGTAATACCGTTATAAAATGGTATGAAAACATAGCAAAGGAATTAAATATTCCTATGATTTTAATGGATACCCCTTTTAACAGTGAATACGAAATTACTCAAGAAAGAATTGATTATTTCAAAGGACAGCTTCAAGAGGCTATAAGAAAATTAGAAGAAATTACAGGTAAAAAATTTGACCAAAAGCGTTTTGAAGAAGTTATGAAAATATCCACAGAAGCGGGAAATTTGTGGAAAGAATCTATGAGTCTAACAAAGGCTATTCCAGCACCAATGAATGGATTTGAAATGTTTAATTATATGGCTGTTATAGTTTGTGCTCGTGGGAAAAAGGAAACTGTAGAAATTTTTAAGACTCTTATAGATGAATTGCAAGAAAGAATAGATAAGGGAGAAACAAGTTATAGAGGAGAACAAAAACACAGAATCATGTTTGAAGGTATACCATGTTGGCCATATCTAAGTTATAAATTAAGATCATTAAATGATAAAGGAATTAATATGGTAGGTAGTGTTTATACGGATGCGTGGGCACTTCAATATGAATCAAATGATCTTGATGGAATGGCAAAAGCATATTGTAGCATAATGAATAATGTTAATTTAGATAGACAAGTAGACATGAGAGCTAAAGTTATTAGAGATTTTAAGTGTGATGGAGCAATATATCATATGAATCGAAGCTGTAAGCTAATGGATTTTATGCAATATGAGTTAGAAAGAAGAGTAGAAGCAAAAACTAATGTGCCATATATTGGATTTGATGGGGACCAAGCAGATCCAAGGAACTTCACAAAAGCTCAGTTTGAAACAAGAGTACAAGGACTTGCAGAAGTTATGGAAGAAAGAAAAAATGTAGGAGGTGTAAAGCATGAATAG